A genomic window from Dechloromonas sp. A34 includes:
- the map gene encoding type I methionyl aminopeptidase: MSITIKTPEEIEKMRVAGRLAAEVLDYIEPFVKAGVTTEELDRLCHDLMVNIQGCIPAPLNYAPSGYDPYPKSICTSINQQVCHGVPGDRVLKNGDIINLDITTIKDGYHGDTSRMFIVGEGSIQAKRLCEITFECMWLGISVVRPGGYLGDIGAVIQKYAEKNGYSVVREFCGHGIGKKFHEDPQVLHYGKAGTGPRLEPGMMFTIEPMINAGKAAIREMADGWTIVTKDRSLSAQWEHTLLVTETGYEVMTLSAGCRPKPDWIK, from the coding sequence ATGAGCATCACCATCAAGACGCCCGAAGAAATCGAAAAAATGCGCGTCGCCGGACGCCTCGCCGCCGAGGTTCTCGACTACATCGAACCCTTCGTCAAGGCCGGCGTCACCACCGAAGAACTCGACCGCCTCTGCCATGACCTGATGGTCAATATCCAGGGCTGCATCCCCGCCCCGCTCAATTACGCGCCCTCCGGCTACGATCCCTACCCGAAGTCGATCTGCACCTCGATCAACCAGCAGGTCTGCCATGGCGTGCCTGGCGACCGCGTGCTGAAAAACGGGGACATCATCAACCTCGACATCACCACCATCAAGGACGGCTACCACGGCGACACCAGTCGCATGTTCATCGTCGGCGAAGGCTCGATCCAGGCCAAACGCCTCTGCGAAATCACCTTTGAATGCATGTGGCTGGGCATTTCCGTCGTCAGACCGGGGGGCTATCTCGGCGATATCGGTGCGGTCATCCAGAAATACGCCGAGAAAAACGGCTATTCGGTCGTCCGCGAATTCTGCGGCCACGGCATCGGCAAGAAATTCCATGAAGACCCACAGGTCCTGCACTACGGCAAGGCCGGCACTGGCCCCCGGCTGGAGCCCGGCATGATGTTCACCATCGAGCCGATGATCAACGCCGGCAAGGCAGCGATCCGCGAGATGGCCGACGGCTGGACCATCGTCACCAAGGACCGCAGCCTCTCCGCCCAATGGGAACACACCCTGCTGGTCACCGAAACCGGTTACGAAGTGATGACCCTCTCCGCCGGTTGCCGTCCGAAACCGGACTGGATCAAGTAA
- the rfbD gene encoding dTDP-4-dehydrorhamnose reductase — protein MSILLLGKDGQVGWQLQRSLAPHGRVLACGRAECDLADLDRIRSVVRQIKPSVIVNAAAYTAVDKAESEVALAQRINAEAPGVLAEEAARLGGLLVHYSTDYVYDGTKTTPWVESDPTCPQSVYGATKLAGEAAIRAVGGKSLIFRTSWVFGARGGNFVKTILRLARDKESINVVDDQIGSPTPAALIATVTGVVLAMLLRGQVLESGENRLYHLAAARPVSWCEFAQTIVGLAGVMPGFDLRLQAEAIRAIATAEYPTPARRPVNSRLDCTRLETDFGLQMPDWQSYLERMLQLLALKQNGY, from the coding sequence ATGAGCATTCTTCTTCTGGGTAAAGATGGTCAGGTCGGCTGGCAGTTGCAACGCTCACTGGCTCCGCATGGTCGCGTGCTTGCCTGTGGTCGTGCCGAGTGCGATTTGGCCGACCTGGACCGCATTCGTTCCGTGGTTCGTCAAATAAAGCCGTCGGTGATCGTCAATGCCGCTGCCTACACGGCCGTCGACAAGGCGGAATCGGAGGTGGCGCTGGCGCAGCGGATCAATGCCGAGGCGCCGGGCGTTCTGGCGGAAGAGGCTGCCCGACTGGGGGGCTTGCTGGTGCATTACTCAACCGATTATGTCTATGACGGCACCAAGACCACCCCGTGGGTCGAGAGCGATCCGACCTGTCCGCAAAGCGTCTATGGGGCGACCAAGCTGGCTGGCGAGGCGGCGATCCGGGCGGTCGGCGGCAAATCGCTGATTTTTCGTACCAGTTGGGTGTTCGGGGCGCGTGGCGGCAATTTCGTGAAGACCATCCTGCGTCTGGCGCGCGACAAGGAGAGTATCAATGTGGTCGATGACCAGATCGGATCGCCGACCCCGGCAGCACTGATTGCGACCGTCACCGGAGTCGTGCTGGCCATGCTGCTGCGCGGCCAGGTCCTGGAAAGCGGCGAGAACCGGCTGTATCACCTGGCGGCGGCACGGCCGGTCAGTTGGTGCGAATTTGCCCAAACCATCGTTGGTCTTGCCGGGGTGATGCCAGGCTTCGATCTGCGCCTGCAGGCCGAGGCGATCCGGGCAATTGCGACGGCCGAATATCCGACGCCGGCCCGTCGACCAGTCAATTCGCGACTCGACTGCACTCGCCTCGAAACGGACTTCGGGCTCCAGATGCCCGATTGGCAGTCTTACCTCGAACGCATGCTGCAACTGCTGGCCCTGAAGCAGAACGGTTATTGA
- the rpsB gene encoding 30S ribosomal protein S2, with protein MSVTMRQMLEAGVHFGHQTRFWSPKMAPYIFGARNKIHIVNLEKTLAKYNEAIAFVKKLSSNRGNILFVGTKRQAREIIGEEALRAGAPFVDQRWLGGMLTNFKTVKTSIKRLKDMELAVEAGELERMPKKEALTFRRELEKLQKSIGGIKDMAGLPDAIFVIDVGYHKIAITEAEKLGIPVIGVVDTNHSPDGVAYVIPGNDDSSRAIQLYARGVADAILEGRSQVLQEIVAAGGDDEFVEVQEESAQ; from the coding sequence ATGTCCGTTACCATGCGTCAAATGCTGGAGGCCGGTGTGCACTTCGGCCACCAAACCCGTTTCTGGTCCCCCAAGATGGCTCCGTACATCTTCGGTGCGCGCAACAAGATTCATATCGTCAATCTCGAAAAGACCCTGGCCAAGTACAACGAAGCCATCGCTTTCGTGAAGAAGCTGTCCTCCAATCGCGGCAACATCCTGTTCGTCGGCACCAAGCGCCAGGCCCGCGAAATCATCGGCGAAGAAGCACTGCGTGCCGGTGCGCCGTTCGTTGATCAGCGCTGGCTGGGCGGTATGCTTACCAACTTCAAGACGGTCAAGACCTCGATCAAGCGTCTCAAGGATATGGAACTGGCTGTCGAAGCCGGCGAACTCGAGCGCATGCCGAAGAAGGAAGCGCTGACCTTCCGTCGCGAACTGGAAAAGCTGCAGAAGTCCATTGGCGGCATCAAGGACATGGCTGGTCTGCCCGATGCCATCTTCGTCATCGACGTCGGCTACCACAAGATCGCCATCACCGAAGCCGAAAAGCTTGGCATTCCGGTCATCGGCGTGGTCGATACCAACCATTCCCCGGACGGCGTCGCTTACGTCATCCCGGGTAACGATGACTCCTCGCGCGCCATTCAGCTGTACGCCCGTGGTGTTGCCGACGCCATCCTCGAGGGCCGTAGCCAGGTTCTCCAGGAAATCGTTGCCGCCGGTGGCGATGACGAGTTCGTCGAAGTTCAGGAAGAATCGGCACAATAA